The proteins below come from a single Tachypleus tridentatus isolate NWPU-2018 chromosome 13, ASM421037v1, whole genome shotgun sequence genomic window:
- the LOC143239058 gene encoding uncharacterized protein LOC143239058 gives MIDTRGLRSDACSFSTSRGKVTFQCMWAACKALTTGILLILLGSGMAVVGFYSTHATMDREANSTNFLESFSRDYKLTSMTYIGPAVMGVGGFIIVATCVLLLEARDAATKVIPLWLWPTHDHKILAVEKNRTLWETFHAQPQKVSERSEESTNPSSSTKGGIYRSQFSKNVYAFHCRCPLHCSLTSKVSSYDYSSKRKLQIFHPLCPNRQNPGGLLDRSFIMDSPKVASVYHKSQRKYNTRVKHVNTHVFKSSSEPTLNTAKLDTEDTSISTVLEPFQNNNSRCYGKTNPIADKEFNLQNFHLSNVYRPIVKYHVHHTDNIKSSRTISNESVPIVTKDSPTSLHIYNTFSKTDSRTHYLQSTESKKYGKILKEVTEETRITRKKPKLTDAPRSPKILHWKKHVAHHKAVLTDVPCSTERLKWKKDVAHKKTILTDVPCNSEILYCKNNMAHKKTRLTDVPCSADSLYWKNMAQKKTILTDVPCSADSLYWKNMAQKKTIITDVPYSAESLYWKNMARKKTILTDVPCSAERLYWKNMARKKTILIDVPCSAENLDRKYSGKRTVNKTLSDGNLSSVDSEQEEEPKSQSTSTEYLLPQQKTLYSSLLSRFTKRP, from the coding sequence ATGATTGACACAAGAGGCTTAAGATCAGATGCCTGCAGTTTCTCTACCAGCCGAGGGAAGGTGACATTTCAGTGCATGTGGGCAGCTTGTAAAGCACTGACTACTGGGATCCTGCTCATATTGCTGGGATCTGGGATGGCTGTTGTGGGTTTTTATTCTACTCATGCCACCATGGACAGAGAAGCTAATTCGACGAATTTCCTGGAAAGTTTTAGCAGAGattataaactaaccagtatgaCGTACATAGGTCCGGCGGTGATGGGTGTCGGAGGATTTATAATTGTTGCCACCTGTGTGTTGCTCTTAGAAGCTCGTGACGCAGCAACTAAAGTAATTCCCCTCTGGTTGTGGCCAACCCACGATCATAAGATTTTAGCAGTGGAAAAGAATAGAACATTGTGGGAAACATTTCATGCACAGCCGCAGAAAGTCTCAGAGAGAAGTGAGGAATCTACCAACCCTTCCAGTTCTACTAAAGGAGGCATTTATCGTTCACAATTCAGTAAAAATGTGTACGCGTTTCACTGTAGATGTCCACTTCACTGTAGTCTTACGTCAAAAGTGTCCAGTTATGATTACTCAAGTAAGCGTAAATTGCAGATATTTCATCCACTGTGTCCTAATCGTCAGAATCCTGGTGGGCTTTTAGACCGATCATTTATTATGGACAGTCCAAAGGTCGCATCAGTTTACCATAAGAGTCAGCGCAAATATAACACTCGAGTGAAACACGTTAATACGCATGTGTTCAAAAGCTCTTCGGAACCAACTCTAAACACAGCCAAACTGGACACAGAAGATACTTCAATTTCAACAGTACTGGAACCCTTTCAAAATAACAACTCCCGTTGTTACGGAAAAACAAACCCCATAGCGGACAAAGAATTCAACTTACAAAACTTCCATTTAAGTAATGTTTATCGTCCAATTGTGAAATACCACGTGCATCACACAGACAATATAAAATCGTCCAGAACAATATCAAATGAAAGTGTTCCTATTGTGACAAAGGATTCGCCGACTTCCCTCCATATTTACAATACATTCTCCAAAACCGACAGTCGCACTCATTATTTACAGTCAACAGAATCAAAGAAgtatggtaaaatattaaaagaagtgACTGAAGAAACCAGAATAACACGCAAGAAACCTAAATTAACAGACGCCCCTCGTAGTCCTAAAATATTACACTGGAAGAAACACGTGGCCCACCACAAAGCGGTTTTAACAGACGTCCCTTGTAGCACTGAAAGGTTAAAGTGGAAAAAAGACGTGGCTCACAAGAAAACGATATTAACAGACGTCCCTTGTAACTCTGAAATATTATATTGCAAGAACAACATGGCTCACAAGAAAACAAGATTAACAGACGTCCCTTGTAGTGCTGATAGTTTGTACTGGAAGAACATGgctcaaaagaaaacaatattaacagaCGTCCCTTGTAGTGCTGATAGTTTGTACTGGAAGAACATGgctcaaaagaaaacaataataacagaCGTCCCTTATAGTGCTGAAAGCTTATACTGGAAGAACATGGCTCGcaagaaaacaatattaacagaCGTCCCTTGTAGTGCTGAAAGATTATACTGGAAGAACATGGCTCgcaagaaaacaatattaatagacGTCCCTTGTAGTGCTGAAAATTTAGACCGAAAGTATTCTGGGAAGCGCACtgttaacaaaacattatcaGATGGAAATTTATCATCAGTAGACTCTGAACAGGAAGAAGAACCGAAAAGTCAGTCGACGTCCACCGAATATCTGCTTCCCCAGCAGAAAACGTTATATTCAAGTTTACTAAGTAGGTTTACCAAAAGGCCCTAA